Proteins from a genomic interval of Watersipora subatra chromosome 10, tzWatSuba1.1, whole genome shotgun sequence:
- the LOC137405706 gene encoding protein phosphatase 1 regulatory subunit 3B-like: MCGEAKERRASSGEPQSASNFDMQGGDRPAAGNNLGNNLGVYKPRYARVQNNQPSSPVLSRTNSLPATDRFESTLEPRSPAMQNSAFHYDGLTERQLDLNLQSLLWNLMENSNNNNNKHGLGGKVYNSCKEVEDDHISQKRKVQRRVSFADSVGLDLASIRIVTDGRDTPPYLGTIYDTAVTTKTIEPLVPLFAQPIARFSNFLNDLMNNNVSLESVDVKEESVTGLVKVKNLSYEKSVVVRYTEDEWRSYRETTCSYVSPVYSQLKANVHDTFSFRIQLNSSCSLFEFCICFRCQGCEFWDNNRGKNYQLRRQEH, from the exons ATGTGTGGAGAGGCTAAAGAGAGACGAGCTTCTTCAGGCGAACCCCAGTCAGCTTCTAACTTCGACATGCAAG GCGGAGATAGACCGGCAGCGGGCAACAACTTGGGCAACAACTTAGGCGTATACAAGCCGAGATATGCCAGGGTGCAAAACAACCAGCCAAGTTCCCCTGTACTCTCACGAACCAACAGTCTTCCTGCTACAGATAGATTTGAAAGTACGTTGGAACCGAGATCACCAGCCATGCAGAACTCCGCATTCCACT ATGATGGTTTGACAGAAAGGCAACTCGATCTGAACTTGCAGTCATTGTTGTGGAACCTTATGGAGAACagtaacaacaacaataataaacacGGTCTGGGCGGTAAAGTATACAATTCATGCAAAGAAGTAGAAGACGACCATATATCACAAAAAAGAAA AGTTCAGAGGAGAGTAAGCTTTGCTGATTCAGTCGGGTTAGACTTAGCTTCTATAAGAATTGTAACAGATGGAAGAGACACACCCCCCTATTTAGGAACCATCTATGACACTGCGGTAACAACGAAAACTATTGAGCCTCTCGTACCATTGTTCGCCCAGCCTATCGCGAGGTTCAGCAATTTTTTGAACGATTTAATGAACAATAATGTCTCCTTGGAATCTGTCGATGTCAAGGAGGAATCCGTCACCGGTTTGGTGAAAGTAAAAAACCTTTCCTATGAAAAGTCTGTTGTAGTTCGTTACACTGAAGACGAATGGCGGAGCTACCGAGAGACGACTTGCTCATACGTTTCTCCAGTATACAGCCAGCTTAAAGCCAATGTGCACGATACTTTCTCATTTCGAATTCAACTAAACTCTAGCTGTTCTTTATTTGAATTTTGCATTTGCTTTCGGTGTCAAGGTTGCGAGTTTTGGGACAACAACAGAGGAAAAAACTACCAGTTAAGAAGACAAGAGCATTGA